A window from Setaria italica strain Yugu1 chromosome VIII, Setaria_italica_v2.0, whole genome shotgun sequence encodes these proteins:
- the LOC101776441 gene encoding laccase-15, translating to MKRRSLALAATAAVIFFFFMTAFPACAAVVEHTFVVSHMNMTHLCKETRVMVVNGQLPGPAIEVTEGDSVVVHVVNKSPYNMTIHWHGVKQQLNCWADGVPMITQRPILPNNNFTYRFDVSGQEGTLWWHAHVPLIRATVHGILIIRPGHGAVSYPFPKPHKEIPIIIGEWWSEDIAQVDTTVSYNSASTINGKLGDLYNCSGAMEQGYMMEVEPGEIYLLRVINAALLSEYYLKIAGHKFTVVAADANYVSPYTTDIIAIAPGQTFDALVVADASPGRYYMVALPNQPPKPDFQSPVLPSRGILQYSNVAGGSQSGDVPMSPEMPDNHNNMLSFYFHGNLTNLHHPRHQPVPERIDERIFITLGLGSVCRNGRQSCKRGDNSLESLIVATMNSMSFLLPNVSTALLEARYYNTSNMDWLQELPDVPPRVFNFTDHSLIPAGPKEEKLEPSSRAALARRFRYGAVVEVVFQSTALMQSDSNPMHLHGHNMFVLAQGHGNYDMARDLARYNLVNPPVVNTVLVPRLGWVAVRFVADNPGIWYMHCHYEFHLTMGMVALFIVEDGQTTNTSLPSPPADIQAYGNANNLMPDKYYLQNEER from the exons ATGAAGAGGCGGAGCCTTGCTTTGGCAGCAACCGCTgctgtcatcttcttcttcttcatgacgGCATTCCCAGCGTGCGCAGCCGTCGTCGAGCACACCTTCGTT GTGAGCCACATGAATATGACGCACTTGTGCAAGGAAACACGGGTTATGGTAGTGAATGGGCAGCTCCCTGGGCCAGCAATAGAGGTCACGGAGGGAGACTCGGTGGTCGTTCATGTAGTCAACAAGTCACCCTACAACATGACAATCCATTG GCATGGAGTAAAGCAACAGCTCAACTGCTGGGCTGATGGCGTGCCGATGATTACCCAGCGCCCCATCCTTCCAAATAATAACTTCACCTACCGGTTCGATGTTTCGGGGCAGGAAGGTACCCTGTGGTGGCATGCTCATGTTCCCTTAATCCGTGCAACAGTGCATGGCATCTTGATCATCAGGCCAGGGCATGGGGCCGTCTCCTATCCATTTCCTAAGCCTCATAAGGAGATCCCCATAATCATAG GGGAGTGGTGGAGTGAAGACATTGCACAGGTGGACACAACCGTCTCTTACAACAGTGCGTCCACAATCAATGGCAAGCTTGGAGATCTCTACAACTGCTCTG GCGCCATGGAACAGGGCTATATGATGGAGGTGGAGCCCGGCGAGATCTACCTCCTCCGAGTAATCAACGCTGCGCTCCTCTCTGAATACTACCTCAAGATAGCTGGGCACAAGTTCACTGTGGTTGCTGCTGATGCCAACTACGTCAGCCCTTATACGACGGACATCATTGCAATTGCTCCAGGCCAGACATTCGACGCCCTTGTGGTTGCCGATGCGTCTCCTGGCAGATACTACATGGTCGCCCTGCCCAACCAGCCTCCAAAGCCTGACTTTCAGAGCCCGGTCTTGCCCTCTAGAGGCATACTGCAGTATAGCAACGTAGCAGGAGGAAGTCAGTCCGGTGATGTTCCAATGTCACCGGAGATGCCTGATAACCACAACAATATGCTATCATTCTACTTCCATGGCAACCTTACCAACTTGCACCACCCAAGACACCAGCCAGTGCCAGAGCGAATCGATGAACGCATATTCATAACGCTTGGCCTTGGCTCTGTTTGTCGGAATGGACGCCAGTCTTGCAAGAGAGGTGACAATAGCTTGGAGAGCCTCATTGTGGCAACAATGAATAGCATGTCCTTCCTGCTCCCCAATGTATCGACAGCACTGCTAGAAGCCCGCTATTACAACACCAGCAACATGGActggctccaagaactccctgaCGTGCCACCGCGGGTGTTCAATTTCACTGACCATTCCTTGATCCCAGCAGGACCCAAGGAGGAAAAGCTAGAGCCGTCGTCCAGGGCTGCATTGGCACGGCGATTCCGTTATGGAGCTGTTGTTGAGGTCGTGTTCCAGAGCACGGCATTGATGCAGAGCGACTCCAACCCGATGCACCTGCACGGACATAACATGTTCGTGCTGGCACAGGGGCACGGCAACTATGACATGGCAAGGGATCTGGCAAGGTACAACCTGGTTAATCCCCCAGTTGTGAATACTGTGCTCGTGCCACGGCTTGGATGGGTGGCTGTCCGATTTGTCGCTGACAATCCAG GGATATGGTACATGCATTGCCACTATGAGTTCCATCTAACAATGGGCATGGTAGCATTGTTCATTGTCGAGGACGGACAAACAACGAACACATCGCTCCCTTCACCGCCAGCGGACATTCAGGCATATGGCAATGCAAATAATCTCATGCCAGACAAATACTACCTTCAGAATGAGGAAAGATGA